One genomic region from Oceanicoccus sp. KOV_DT_Chl encodes:
- a CDS encoding hybrid sensor histidine kinase/response regulator, which translates to MNWEHFSYKPTEADQQSAPSRRDALNNWPLVKTLIALLLVLLTSSNTAYASNSDAANEPPPFIIAEDAPSADLTHAVKWLEDKSRTFTIDKISSADFITRFQPNNAPLINHGYTDSAIWLYLPINRQGESPDTVAARLWLLQINYPQLDLIDIYARRQDNSISHLQLGDSLPYQQRPYKDPSYIAPVSIAPGETVEIFIRVTTSGSMQVPLRLLSTAEIPSHISGKNTAYGAFYGVMLVMAIYNLFIYLSTRDKSYLYYVLYVLSFSLFQSAISGHGFAYLWPNSMNWNQLAIPVFISLCCLFASTFSRYFLDLKSYAPTLDLLLKANGLVALGLFFSSLFLPVGLSTELTIISVFATTISVLSAGLISLKHKFWAARFFVLAWFSLIPGSVMHALAAADIITANAITLNSDLIGSLFEVILLSLALADRINVLRKENQEIILQSQQKLEFANTQLNNTLDQLEKSNQLKDQFLATISHELRTPMNGVEGSLNLIDSDKLKPRQQEYLASAKLSARNMTSVVDSILSFSEMQSGQLIVKKQIIDLASTLQPLANESELRCQQKGLTFQWQIDHNLPKAISTDSDQLILILKQLIDNAIKFTSQGQVSVNISSGMDEHSQREMLSCSIIDSGSGIAKEQINQIFTPFQQLDANDNRQHNGLGIGLAICNQIAAYMGGKLCVQSQPGSGSEFTLLIPLVPAYPQDTTIDITAPETQQRQKTVLIAEDNLVNQMVLKAMLQQMGCMIITANNGADVSQLLDQQPVDLIMMDCQMPLIDGFEATRRIRNSQSVYSNIPIIAVTANAMSGDSQRCLNAGMNDYIKKPVDRIVVERKVKQWLRNGKIAAV; encoded by the coding sequence GTGAATTGGGAACATTTCTCCTATAAACCAACCGAAGCTGATCAACAGAGCGCACCGTCGCGACGTGATGCGCTTAATAACTGGCCACTAGTCAAAACGTTAATTGCCTTACTCCTCGTGCTGCTAACCAGCAGTAATACTGCTTATGCTAGCAACAGCGATGCAGCCAACGAACCGCCGCCATTCATTATTGCTGAAGATGCCCCCAGCGCCGACCTGACTCACGCAGTAAAATGGCTGGAAGACAAAAGCCGAACATTCACTATCGATAAAATTTCCAGTGCCGACTTTATTACCCGGTTTCAACCGAACAACGCACCACTAATCAACCATGGTTATACTGACTCCGCTATTTGGTTGTATTTACCCATTAACCGCCAAGGTGAAAGCCCTGACACAGTCGCCGCTCGCCTTTGGCTACTGCAAATAAATTACCCGCAACTGGACCTGATTGATATTTATGCCCGTCGACAGGATAACAGCATTAGCCACCTGCAATTAGGGGACAGTCTCCCCTATCAACAGCGCCCCTACAAAGACCCCTCTTACATTGCACCAGTAAGCATCGCTCCAGGAGAGACAGTAGAGATTTTTATTCGTGTAACAACGTCCGGATCGATGCAGGTTCCTCTTCGCTTGCTCAGCACAGCTGAAATACCCTCGCACATTTCGGGAAAAAATACTGCCTATGGCGCGTTCTATGGCGTGATGCTGGTCATGGCCATCTATAACCTGTTCATCTACCTTTCTACCCGTGACAAAAGCTACCTGTATTATGTTTTATACGTACTGAGCTTCAGTCTATTTCAAAGCGCTATTTCAGGTCATGGCTTTGCCTACCTATGGCCCAACTCAATGAACTGGAACCAACTAGCCATTCCGGTTTTTATCTCATTATGCTGTTTGTTTGCCTCTACATTTTCCCGCTACTTTTTAGATCTGAAAAGCTATGCTCCCACGCTTGATCTATTATTAAAAGCTAATGGCTTGGTGGCTCTAGGATTATTTTTCAGCAGTTTATTTTTACCTGTTGGGCTTAGCACTGAATTAACTATTATTAGCGTTTTCGCTACCACTATCAGTGTGCTTTCAGCCGGACTGATCAGCCTAAAACATAAATTTTGGGCTGCGCGATTCTTTGTACTTGCCTGGTTTTCGCTTATCCCTGGTTCTGTGATGCACGCTCTTGCAGCAGCGGATATCATTACCGCAAACGCAATCACCCTGAACTCGGATCTAATCGGCTCTTTATTTGAAGTCATTTTGCTATCACTGGCGCTAGCAGATCGTATTAACGTTTTGCGCAAAGAAAACCAGGAAATTATTTTACAATCCCAGCAAAAACTTGAATTTGCCAATACCCAATTAAATAACACGCTAGACCAGTTAGAAAAAAGCAATCAATTAAAAGATCAATTTCTCGCTACGATTAGCCACGAATTACGCACCCCGATGAATGGCGTGGAAGGCTCACTAAATCTTATTGACAGTGACAAACTCAAACCTCGACAACAGGAATATTTAGCCTCAGCCAAACTATCAGCTCGCAATATGACTTCGGTAGTAGACTCCATTTTATCCTTTTCAGAAATGCAGTCCGGTCAACTGATTGTTAAAAAACAAATCATCGATCTAGCATCGACACTACAACCACTAGCTAATGAATCAGAACTGCGCTGCCAGCAAAAAGGACTCACCTTTCAGTGGCAAATCGATCACAACCTACCTAAAGCCATCAGCACCGATAGCGATCAACTTATTTTGATCCTGAAACAATTGATTGATAACGCCATAAAATTTACCTCGCAGGGACAAGTATCAGTCAATATCAGTAGCGGCATGGATGAACACAGTCAACGCGAAATGCTGTCATGCTCAATCATCGACAGCGGTAGCGGTATTGCTAAAGAGCAAATTAATCAGATTTTCACCCCCTTCCAACAGTTAGACGCTAATGATAATCGTCAACACAACGGTCTGGGGATTGGGCTAGCGATATGTAACCAAATTGCTGCATATATGGGTGGCAAACTCTGCGTACAGTCGCAACCAGGTAGTGGCTCTGAATTCACCCTATTGATACCACTAGTACCAGCTTACCCACAAGATACAACGATTGACATCACCGCGCCCGAAACTCAACAACGCCAAAAAACAGTGTTAATTGCTGAAGATAATCTGGTTAATCAAATGGTACTGAAAGCCATGCTGCAACAAATGGGTTGCATGATAATTACTGCCAATAATGGTGCTGATGTATCACAATTACTGGATCAGCAACCGGTCGATTTAATTATGATGGATTGCCAAATGCCACTAATCGACGGTTTTGAAGCCACCCGAAGAATTCGCAATAGCCAATCGGTGTACAGTAACATTCCAATCATTGCGGTAACAGCCAATGCCATGAGCGGCGATAGTCAACGCTGCTTGAACGCAGGTATGAATGACTACATCAAAAAACCAGTGGATCGCATTGTAGTGGAACGTAAAGTAAAGCAATGGTTGCGCAATGGAAAAATCGCGGCGGTTTAA
- a CDS encoding TMEM165/GDT1 family protein, translating into MELKIFLTIFTTVFIAELGDKTQLATMLYAADKDVSKWMVFFAASAALILASAIGVIAGQWLSQHIDERQLSSIAGIGFIAIGVWTLWR; encoded by the coding sequence ATGGAATTAAAAATTTTTCTAACGATTTTCACCACAGTATTTATCGCTGAGCTCGGCGATAAAACGCAACTGGCAACGATGCTGTATGCCGCCGATAAAGACGTTAGCAAATGGATGGTATTTTTTGCCGCCTCAGCTGCATTGATCCTTGCTTCAGCTATCGGCGTTATTGCCGGCCAGTGGTTAAGCCAGCATATCGATGAGCGGCAGTTATCTAGCATTGCAGGCATTGGTTTTATTGCTATTGGCGTTTGGACGCTGTGGCGATAA
- a CDS encoding chemotaxis protein CheX produces MNVKYINPLLESTITVLSTMAMVEVTAGKPMKKQGSNTMGDVTGMIDLSGKSTQGSLAISFSKPAILDITEKMLGEAVSSIDETVVDVVGEITNMITGSAKRIYSEQGMEFDLTLPSMLLGNDKPLNHKVKGDAIVLPFNTPAGDFYVEFCFN; encoded by the coding sequence ATGAATGTGAAATATATAAATCCGCTACTTGAATCCACCATCACTGTGCTATCAACAATGGCCATGGTGGAAGTGACCGCCGGTAAACCCATGAAAAAGCAAGGGTCCAATACTATGGGTGATGTCACAGGTATGATCGATTTATCCGGTAAATCCACTCAAGGTTCATTAGCCATCAGCTTTTCCAAGCCTGCTATCCTCGACATCACAGAAAAAATGTTAGGTGAAGCGGTAAGCTCTATAGATGAAACCGTTGTCGATGTGGTCGGTGAGATCACCAATATGATTACCGGCAGCGCCAAACGTATTTACTCGGAACAGGGGATGGAGTTCGATTTAACCCTCCCTTCCATGCTGCTTGGCAATGACAAACCGCTTAATCACAAAGTCAAAGGTGATGCTATCGTGCTGCCTTTTAACACACCCGCAGGTGATTTTTATGTGGAGTTCTGCTTCAACTAG